In the genome of Xenopus laevis strain J_2021 chromosome 1S, Xenopus_laevis_v10.1, whole genome shotgun sequence, one region contains:
- the LOC121398794 gene encoding uncharacterized protein LOC121398794 has protein sequence MEEYIKENLERGFIRPSSSPAGAGVFFVKKKDGTLRPCIDYRGLNKITVKNRYPLPLISELFDRVKGAVIFSKLDLRGAYNLIRIREGDEWKTAFNTRDGHYEYLVMPFGLCNAPAVFQELVNDIFRDLLGWFVVVYLDDILIFSSNLFSHRAHVREVLSRLRQNHLYAKLEKCLFEVSAVPFLGYIISQTGLEMEPTKVQAIQQWAQPLSLKAIQRFLGFANYYRQFILNFSKLVAPITALTKKGVDPSIWSAEAVEAFDLLKEAFISAPVLRHPDSSLPFIVEVDASEIGAGAVLSQQHPVSGKIHPCAFFSKRFSSAEVNYDIGNRELLAIKLAFEEWRHLLEGANKWAAPIVVVPKKVPIRLCGDYKVTVNCCLEPEPYPLPNAEDMFATLAGGKYFSKIDLSNAYQQLELDPDSKPYLTINKHTVLFQYQRLPFGESTAPAIFQHAMDQILQGIDHVVCFLDDILITGSSAEEHLALLDKVLSKLKASEVQDHGNADALSRLPCPHTTGVHEEGVVFQVSFAEELPISCKNIAAATSHDPLLSTVYYKIFKPYFEKRDELSIYQGCLLWEIRVVIPPKYQQRLLHELHEDHPGVNRMKAQACGYLWWPGRLWSPGTICHRRGPLTFDVQISNHHIHVHVDHLDPDKSVSLIPPSFSTMDFQVPVAPSQELPAANTSPSPNSKHASLLRD, from the exons atggaggaatatattaaagagaatttggagcgggggttcattagaccttcttcttcccctgcgggggctggggttttttttgtcaagaagaaggatgggactcttagaccctgtatcgattatagagggttaaataagatcacggtcaagaatcgttaccctcttcctttaatctctgaactctttgatagagtgaagggggctgttattttttccaaattggatctaaggggtgcctataatctaatcaggataagggagggggacgagtggaagaccgcttttaatacccgagatgggcattatgaatacttggtaatgccatttggtctgtgtaacgcccccgctgtttttcaagaactggttAATGATATTTTCCGTGATCTTTTGGGTTGGTTTGTCGTTGTGtatttagacgacattctaattttttcttcgaatttgttttcccatcgtgctcatgttcgggaggttctatccaggttaaggcagaatcatttgtatgctaagcttgagaaatgtctattcgaagtctctgctgtacctttccttggatatattatttcccaaactggtcttgagatggagcccactaaagtccaagcaattcagcagtgggcacaacctCTTTCTTTGAAAGCGATCCAGAGATTTCTAGGGTTCGCtaattattataggcaattcattctgaatttttccaaattggtggccccaattactgccttaactaagaaaggggttgaccctagtatttggtctGCTGAGGCTGTTGAGGCCTTTGATCTCTTAAAAGAGGCCTtcatttctgctccagttcttcggcatccagactcatctttgccttttattgttgaggtcGATGCGTCTGAGATTGGTGCCGGAGCAGTATTATCTCAACAGCATCCTGTCTCtggtaaaattcacccatgtgcctttttctcaaaaaGATTTTCCTCTGCTGAGGTCAACTATGATATTGGCaatagggaattattggccattaaattggcatttgaggaatggagacatctccttgagggtgccaa CAAATGGGCTGCCCCAATTGTAGTGGTTCCTAAAAAGGTTCCTATTAGACTTTGTGGTGACTACAAAGTCACTGTTAATTGCTGTTTAGAACCAGAACCCTATCCACTACCAAATGCTGAGGACATGTTTGCTACACTTGCTGGAGGTAAATACTTTAGCAAAATTGATTTATCAAATGCCTATCAACAGCTAGAGCTGGATCCAGATTCAAAACCATATCTTACCATCAACAAACACACGGTTTTGTTCCAATACCAGCGCTTGCCATTTGGAGAATCGACAGCACCAGCAATTTTTCAGCATGCAATGGATCAGATTCTGCAAGGAATCGATCATGTAGTCTGTTTTCTGGATGACATTTTGATTACAGGTTCATCTGCTGAAGAGCACTTGGCACTGTTAGATAAGGTGTTATCAAAATTAAAAGCATCTGAAGTGCAA GATCATGGGAATGCAGATGCTTTATCACGGCTTCCATGCCCACATACAACAGGTGTCCATGAAGAAGGTGTCGTTTTTCAAGTTTCATTTGCAGAGGAACTACCTATTTCTTGCAAAAATATTGCAGCTGCAACAAGTCATGATCCTCTTCTGTCAACAGT ctattacaaaatatttaagCCATATTTTGAAAAGAGAGATGAGCTTTCCATATATCAAGGTTGTTTACTATGGGAAATACGGGTTGTCATACCACCAAAATATCAGCAGAGGCTCTTGCATGAACTCCATGAGGACCATCCAGGTGTAAACAGGATGAAAGCACAAGCTTGTGGTTACCTCTGGTGGCCAG GGCGTCTCTGGTCTCCAGGAACCATTTGTCATAGACGGGGTCCTCTTACTTTTGATGTGCAAATTAGTAACCACCACATTCATGTTCATGTGGATCATCTAGATCCAGATAAGAGTGTGTCACTAATACCTCCTTCTTTTTCTACAATGGACTTTCAAGTACCTGTAGCACCCTCACAGGAATTACCGGCTGCCAACACTTCACCCAGTCCGAACAGCAAGCACGCAAGCCTCCTGAGAGATTGA